The Cyprinus carpio isolate SPL01 chromosome A10, ASM1834038v1, whole genome shotgun sequence nucleotide sequence AAGCACTATTACAGTCATTCTTGATCTctacaaatattttcataaagggttagttcaaaaTTCtcttattaattactcaccctcatgttgttccaaacccataagaccttcattcatctttggaacccaaatgaagatatttttgatgaaatccgagagctttctgaccttgcatAGATAGCAATGCAACTACTGTATGTAAGGTAGATTGTAAATGTAATCATTTGTTAGAACTGTAATTTCAGTAAATTAACCGAATATTGCTTTCTTGTTGCACATGTGTACAAAACATATAAATTTCTATAAACCATTTCTTTTGACTGACTCAGTAATTGAATGGCTCATAAAAACTGATTGATGTTTATTTCAGGCAGTACAAGAGTTTGGAACAATGTGTCAAGAGCGACAGCCTGATGTTGTAAAAGGTGTCCTCCCATACTGGCCTCGGATATACTGCCGAATATCAATGGTAAGAGAAGAATGATAACCCtgtcataatttgtattttatttatttacaattttattcatatatttataattttattaaatttttatattcgtgcaaatgaacatttttaattaacatgcaAAACTAAGTTTTCTCTAGTGGTCTCAGATATTTGGACCCCACTTTATATAAAGGCAGCAAAAAGatgtaaatgattaatttattttaatttgaatatgctTAATTTACCTGTGTATCTGTGTAAATTAAAGATTGGCTGGacaagtttatttaatatataatatgttttcatCAGGACCATGATCGCCGTGTGCGAGAGGCCACACAGCAGGCCTTTGAGCAGCTGGttttaaaagtgaagaggaaTCTGGCCCCCTACCTGAAGAGCATCATGGGTCACTGGCTCATCTCTCAGTGTGACACATACTCTCCTGCTGCCTCGGCTGCCAGCGCTGCTTTCCAGGCCGCATTTCCCCTGAATAAACAACCAGAGGCCATCAGCTTCTGTAAAGATGAAATCCTGAATGTAAGATAAGCTTTTCTTATCCGCATAGTGAGAAAAAATGACATACTGCAGAATTTTTGATGCATGTTGTCATTGCTCAGCtgaagtgttattttttatatatatattctctgatTCTAAGTTCTCCAAGACAATTTGCTGAAAGAAACAGCTGACACTCTCAGTGACCCTCAGTAAGTGTATATGTACAATAATAACCTGATGGTGACATTAGTTTTGCTTTGCTTGgtcatattgttatattttaagaaaaaagcaGTGGGTGCCTgattaataatagtagtagtttatgtgtagaatatatttaatttattttgttttatttttgtgcaggAGTGTGCCAGAGGAGGAACGAGAGGCTAAGTTCATCCGTCTGTTGACCAGCTCTTTGCTAGCTCTCAAGAGACTCCTGAGCATTTTACCCGAGCAGGACAGAGAGCTTCTAAAGGAGCGACTGACACAACTCATCACACAGGGCAAATTCTGGAAGTACAGCAAACACAAGACCCCACAGGTGAGCTGGGATCCTACCAGATGTGACCATGACAAGCAActtttctagtttttatttatgataCTTTACACCCACATTAAAATCTCTTACTGTACTATTTGTTAGATGTTTTCTTGATTATTAGGTGTTTTAATATGATTCAGAgttgtctgttttattttctagATTCGAGGGGCGTTTTTTGAGCTGATTGCCACCATGTGTGCGCACACACCCCAGCTGATCCAGGCAGAAGCGGCCCGAGCGTGTTCTGCTGTGCTGCTATCAATTGACGACACAGACCCGGTGGTGCTGCCCCCTTTGTGGGAGGCGGTCCTCCATATTCTGTCCTGCGTTGATGTGAGACTGattatttttttacacagatataataaaaaatacattaccgtttaatagtttggggtcagtatttattattaattttttttgaggagcaaatcagcatattagaatgatttctgaaggatcatgtgacactgaagaatggagtaatgatgctgaaaattcagctttaacatcacaaaaataaattaagttttatgatataataaaattgaaagcagttattttaaattataatagtatttcaaaagattactgtttttactgagaataaaaaaaaacttattttaaaaacattataaaatcttactaaccccaaacttaaatagtaatttaaatagatatttatattaatatttattttagataataaaaaacaaaaatctcacatTTTCCAGCTCTGCCATAACCCGTATTCAATCCAAAATTAAAGCGTTAATCTTATGCAgtctaataatgttataataaatgttattgcaCCTTATTGTTGTCTGTTGTCAGCGGTGATTTAAAATCACTGTCATCACATAAACTCTGTGCAGAACTGCTGGACGCATGTCAGTGCCAGGAAAGGCGTGATGCCAAAGCTCTGGGTGCTTCTTAAAGAAGGAGGTCGAGGTCTTGCAACATCTCTGCATCCAAACCTGCTCCCGTTTATAAGCAAACTGCCAGCAGAGGTCACACAGCCCAACTTGGAGTTCTCTAGGACATTCCTCACATCTGTCATACAGGGGTAAAAAATGTCATATTCATATAGTCATTCATCCAAGAGTCATGTACCTGCAGCAGATTTCCCTTTTTAAATTTGCTATattccataaataataataataattagatatgagggaaaacatttagcttattttaattatatatatatattaggggtgtaatggtacatgtatttataacaaaaatgtttggTATGGGTCTTTCGGTATGCATGTGTAGcaaacaaatacagcattgttttaactAGAGCACGATTATATTGGCAGATATGAGCCTGTTGCAGATATATCAGTAAATATGCTGCAGATATGCCAccgatatgatttttttttacagaggtatattgtgtcacacttcacacttctctagtaagaatcgtctgtgtgtgaagacagtaGCGCagatccgtgaatgaatgttccgaagtgaaataaacttcaacGGTATAAAGTTAAAtagaattaaattgaaataaagttgaatttttttgctgttcagtgcactgatgtcagactcattttggatagtaaagtttattgttaaatgccCTGCCTCCATTACATATCATTGTCACGTaattataagtgtttgatcaccatatttgagtgatcattgcaaaaaatgtttatgtaattatattctgtttatgcatatacaaggctgcatgtatttgatcaaaaaaaagtaatattgtaaaaaaaaattacattttaaaatttaataaatagaaaatggttattgttGATTTGAATAAtaccattttactgtatttttgatcaaatacatgtagccttggtgaggataagagattacttctttaaaaaaacattaaaaaaaaaaaattgtgtatttttgcactttttaatttatgttttccTTTATTCTGGTATGTTTGGTCCAGGTTGTTGAGTGATCGTGCTAAGTCCAGTCCCTCAGAGAGTGCCGCCATCATTTTTGCCACAATGGAGTGCCTTCGGTTTATCGTCCTGCAGAACATCGGAGAAGAGCAGGAGCAGAGAAACATCCAGAACATGCTGATCTCAGAACAGGTCTGTAAATTATAAGGAAAAGGTCTCTCTCTAAATCTGCTAATGTCTAATGCATTGAACTCTCTCTTTACAGCTCCTGCCATTGATTGACAGAGCTCTGGGAAACCCATCGCTGCAGACGGGTCCTCTGTTCCCTCAGGTCTCAGATATTCTTCTGTCCTGGGAAAAGCGGGCAGTTGGGAAAGAGGCTCCCACGTTTCAAAGACTGCTGTCAGACTTCTGGGAGGGTTTGGGACGCTTGTGCACAACATACGTGGACTGTGAAGAAGCTGAGCGAACTGCCCTAGAGGGCATTGCATCGCTCCTGCAGATTATGCATAACCCGAACAGTGCCAGTAAACTgactaagaagaaaaaaacagtgaaaatttGCTTCACGGACAGAGAAGAAAGAGGCCAAGGGGAGGAACCTCCTAGGGAAACTCCAGTGGTGGAGGAACATCACTGTCCCTTGAGAAATGGACACCTGCTGGATTTGGTGTGCCAGCTGGCAGAGCTCAACATGGTGTACGTGTGCGACTGTGAGTCGGAAAGGCACCTGCGCTTCTTGTCTCAGCTGCTCAGGGCGTTCCCGAGTCCTCAGGTGTTCCAAGTGCTGCTGAGGCCGGAGGAAATGAAGCCTGAAATGGGGCCGGAGCTCGGGCCGCTCGCTGAGAATGCAGCTGTCCACTTTCTCCTGCAAAGAGTGACTGTATGGTTAAAACAAGACGACAGGAAGGACACTGACTTCCTGGTGGACATGGTTTTCAGTTCCCTGCAGTGCTGCAGCTCCAGTGATGACAAGACactaatcctcaaccacatcagtGTAAGAGACCCACATGGTTCGGGGGGATTGGGATGCTACAGGGATATAGTAAAACAATAAACCACAAGATGctgtttttcagtgtatttacCACATACAAGGGGTATCATTAGGCATGATACAAAGTAACAACACCAGTATAATAACAGACACCGGTCTTCAGTAAagcattatatttattacaaataattacatattttttgctGATGTTTTCACAAAAGccttgataatataatataatataatataatataatataatataatataatataatataatataatataatataatataatataatataatataatataataaaacagttatattaaattgtaatgatatttcacagcattattgttttattgtatttttgatcaaataaatgcagtcttggtgagcatgaaagatttctttcaaaaacatgaaaaaaaaaaaaaaatcttaccaaccctgaacctttgaatggtattgtatttttttaattaaatgtttttttttttttttttttcatttacaaacatGTAAAATCAATAATCAGTTATTTGTCTCTTTAAAACAGAGGGATTTGAATTGGAGTGTGATTCTTCAACTTATTGAAAAGGTACCTGTTTTTATTAAGAGATCTCTTCGGTTAAGTTACATTTAGCCttacattttacagtgttttgcattgaagaaatatgaattaactaaatcttctcttctcttcacttTCATGACACCAGGCGTGTGCAGATCCTGTCCGTTTGGAGGTGTTTATTGGCTGGCTGAGGGGTCCTGTGTTAGGGGAGAGGTTGGTGGGTCTGGCAGGAGAGCTGTGTGTGATGGGTCTGCGTGGATCCCCTTCTTCATCATCCCATCATGCACACGGCTGGCCTCTCATCAGCCTCGCTCTGTCACAGCAGCACAATAATGGTAAGTCTGCATGTCATCACTATTCAGAAACTACTACCTGGTCTCTCACAAATTGCAGTTAAAGACAAAACtgactttatttaatttctttatacaAGTCCCTGGatcacagatttgaagaaataaaatacCAGAAACATTGAAGGTAGAAAAATTGTGCACAAAAATGGTGAACAAACCCTAGCCATAAATATGAGTGATAGTAATACTGGCTTAGCAAGGTAAAATCAGTATGGGGAAAAAATCAAGACATACATTATTATTCATACATTAAATATTCTTTacacacaaaaagtttttggaataactgttttctattttcattcatttaaaaatgtcacttattcctgtgatgagaagctgaattttcagcggccataactccagtcttcaatgtcacgtgatccttcagagatAACTTGAAATAGCTGTTTTGAAGCTgtataaacatttctttttattatcaatgttgaaaacagttgtgttaatatttttttggaaactgatacattttttttttaattctgttttcagtatgaatagaaagtacaaaagaacaacattcatttgaaatatgaatctttgtaacattatacatgtctttgctgtcactttggatcaatttaatgaattcttgctgaaaaagtatgaatttcttcgaacaacaacaaattaaaaaatttttttactgaccccaaaattttgaatggtagtatattatGTTGTAAATGACTTAATGACTGGTTCTCTTCAAAGAAAATTATGCTGTTTCACCCTTTCTTCTCTCTGCAGAGCCCCTCATTGGCAAGGCGTATGTCGAGCAGATCATTGACAAGCTCCACACCACCCTGTCAGAAGCAAAGGGCATGTCAGACGCTGGGAACATGGAGCCGCTAGTCACTTTCATCTCTGATGTGGCTGCCACCTTCTTTTCTTCGGTTAAGGGCTGCCTGCTGCTGGCGTCTGCCGAAGAATTACTTATGACTGTTTTCCAGCTTTGTGCACAGGATCAAACCATCACTCACCTCTCAGGTAGACTCCAAACCATCCAAAAGTTCAAACATTTGTCTATTTAGAATGTGGTTGTCAATTTCTCAAATATTACACAGCAGCAAACAATGTCTCCTCAGTTGTGTGTATTGCTATTAAATGCATGTCTTGTGTTTCCCGGCAGATGCTCTTCTGCTGAACCTGCAGCACGCCTACACTGCTGGCATTCAATCATTGATCACTAACCTGGGCGCAGGGGTCACAAAGGGCACCCTCCTCCACAACATTGCACTCTGGGTTAAAAGTCAGCTGCTCACCACACACCTGACAGTCAAAAGGTCTTAAAAGTACTCATCTAATGGTCTTTAGATAAATGTGCTTTCTACAAATGCTGTtacttttagttgtttttttttttttttaagtttgcataGCTGAAAGAATTGTTTGGGAGCCTTTCTCAATCTCCTCTGTTACTAATGTCAGTTTGCAGCTTCTGGTGCAGGCTGTGGAAAGTCTTGCACAGACCATCGCCTCGGCCCAGAAGACCAGCTGTCTTCTGTCTCAGTTTATCTTCTGTCTTAATCCTACTGAAGAGGAATGGAGTCGCATTAGACAAGCCCTGTTGCCTCAGGTACTCAGCCGGTCACAAATGACATTCACACAGGCCAAACAAGCCGGCAGCAGATTTTGTGAGGAACCACTGGttcaatattttgttaaaatggtaTAGAAGGTACTTAGAAGAAAAATATGCCATTCTAATGAATTATCTTTGTGAATCTCGGCAGTGGGTGAGACACCCTCTACTGTGTGGTCGTCTCAGAGTCTCTGGTGAATACCCGTGCATGGACGCGTGGAAGTTCAGGGCAACTAACCGGCTGCCGGCACACCTGTGTGTAAGTGCATTACTGGGCAGAATCATCTTCACTGCAGCTTCACCTGATGACCAGCAGGTGGAGGCAGACTTTGAAATTCCTGATCTCAAACACATAGGTGAGACTCATTCATTCATCTAGCTTTTGGTAGCAGTGATCTTGTAAAACAATAATCATTGTTGCTTATGCATTACAAGTTCTAAAAGGATAATTGAGACAATTTTTCAGCTATAACATTTAAGGAGGAAAAAACACCTGAGTTTTATTCAGAGACCCAAACTGAGTAAAACATACAATTTGGTGTAGATGTCAAAAAGTAAGGTCAAttttgatagcttgtaatgtaaatcagtatcttattaaaattattaaaatataaatgcttatttttatttatttatttttttaatcaaagctctgtagtttttgtGAATTGTATTGTGTTTCAAGACCTGAAAGCTTATtgttaaaattacactaaaatgccttttatttgctaaaaaagtaTCAATCAAAGAGTTTTTGAAGTTTttgtaaaaccattttttttcccagtaattTCTTGTCATCTTGATTTGGAGGCcttattaaatatgaaacaatagGCTTTATAGAGTTATAATAAAGTGTCAccaatatttgttttaatgtagttTCAGAGATTTTCTATGGACTTCAGTGGTGTGAAGAAATGGAACTGTCACCACTCATGGTGTCTGAATATCACAAACTGCTGCAGTCCTGGAGTTTAGAGCAGAGAATCCACAACAGCAGCCTGATCAGAACCAGTCTCTTAGACACACTTTTCACAAGGTCAGCAgtgaaaaatgtgaattttttttttttccaaaatatgcattttcatttttaatgatctTGCCTAGCTGGTGTTCTCAACTCTGGCCATTGAGGTCCATTTTCCTgcggagtttagctccaaccttgatcaaactcgcCTGCCAGTAACTTTCTAGTAAACCTCAACTGCCTTTAGCCCGAGTCATCCTGAAGACAtcgattagcttgttcaggtgtgtttgattaggattggagctaaactctgcaggaaagagTTGAGAACCTCTGGCCTAGCCTAGGTATATAGTATagatgtcttttattttatttagtttttaataagcATAATTTATAGACCCTTTTATCCTCTTTAATCACAGGTCACAAGAAGAGGGCTCCCTCTGGTCACTAGCTCTGGCAAAATACATGCAGAACAGCAAAATAGAACCAAGCCACATTAAGGCCTTATATGGCAATGTAGAAAGGTAAGACATCccccaaaacacactacatgtTGTTTtccatgtgcaaaaaaaaaagaaaagtttttttaaaaaatgtttttgaaagaaggctgcatttttttgttcataaatacagtaaaaacataatattgtgatacattataatgtaaagtaagtgttttttatttaaatgtagtagaattttcagcatcattactccagactttagtgtcacacaatccttcagaaaccattctaataagcagatttggtgctcaagaaacatttcttattgttacagatgttgattaatatttttgtacatttggtacatattttcaggtttttttcatttacttgaaatggaaatcttgctgtcatttttgatcaatttaatgtggcTTTGctgaattaatttgtaaaaacgTTAGTGTAAATTGTAATGGCTGATTCAATACTTAGTAATGTGTTAAACAGCATATGCTGATGTGGAATGTGGTGTGGATGTGACCCTCCTCTTGACCTGGAGGAATCTTTTTATACAAATACAGATGATCAAAATGTGCTTGTGTTCAGCTTTTCATCATCACAGCGTTTTGATGAGAAATGTCAGCCTAACCAGCAAGTTGATTGTGACGTTCCTGCTAATTCTGCGGTTCTTGTGTGTGTCAGTTTCTTTCCCCTCTCTGAACATAGTGTGAGCACGGTGCAGGTGCTATGTCCATTTCTAGCCAGTGAAGAGAGAGAATCCCTCATTGCCTTGTGTGTCGCAGAGCTCCTTAACTGGCAGGACAGAGAGCAGGACTGCATTGATGGTGAGATTCAAATCATATACACACACCGCACATGATGAGTCATATAGGCTTAGCAACACCGATCTCACTCACTTAAGtgatgtgaaaaaataatgttgtgtgtgtaggtgtgtgggGCTGTCTGGCCGTGCTGCTCTGCTGTCTACAGGCCGACACGGCTGTGGAGGATGAGATCTTGTTGGCTGTCGTAGCCACGATTGCCGAATGGAGGAACAGTAGGGAGGAATGGTTCCTCTTCAACAGGTGAGACTGTGCCTCAGCTATGTGTATCTCTGTAATGAGGAAGACGGCAATGGCTCGTGTTTACTATGTCAGAGCTGTGGCAAAGATGCTCCTTTGCTCTTTCCTCCACATTTTATTTGCcgattttattgtatatttccaatagaaaataaatttgtatgtatgtgtatgtgtgtgtatgtgtatatatatatatatatatatatatatatatatatatataatatatatatatatatatatatatagatagatatagatatatagatgcgtgtcaaaaatgtgaagaaaagtgaaaagaaaaaaacataaccGTATATAACATTTTGCCCaaaatgcattcataaaaataacattattacagaaaaattatcaaaatataagggcacctcagttgtggtattgcgggcccgagactcaaacccacaaccttagggttaggagtcaaactctctaaccattaggccatgactttaAAGTGATCATACAAACTGCACGTTTAAAAACGCTAATTCATTCAAAGAAAGATGTAATGAACTAcgctatttaaataattttaactctATGGAGCCTCAGTACAAATAAGCATGGTACACATTATGTTATCAGTActaacttatttaatattcagtacACGTGCACGAAGTGTAAAACGAGAAGAGTGTATCCTtacgaaaaaataaaatgcaaatatcgCGGTTGCTGCTGTTCTTGCATTTCTCTGTGGTTGGCTCATCAATAGCACTGTATTGCGATATTGTGGTTATCTTGAGAGCCCTATAATAGCTATCATAACAAGCAATCTGTCCTTTTTTAGTGACCTTGGAAAAGTTTCAGCCGCATGGCTCTTATTGGCTGTAGAAATGATGCGTTTCCTGTGCTGGATGGTGGATCATTCTCCTACAGTCTTGGGAAACACTCATTGGGATCTCCTGCTCTGCTCCATGCTGGCATGGCTTGAGGTGAGatttctctctccatcttcaTTCACACTGTTGGTATGCAGTAGACGGGCTCACAGAGACACCTTTTCAGAAATTTCCACCCCAGTGCACAATCAAATCTGCATTttgaacagattttattttaataccaggtgtaaatcAGATCTGAAATGCTTTACACATATGGCTGATCTTATAAATAATCACACCTACTAGAACCGTGCTGCATACAGACGATGATCGAAGCGAATGTCATTCTTAATCAGCGCAACAtgttattgtgttgttttcaCAGACTGCCCGTGAGAACAGCAGCATGTTCTGGAATCCTTGGGTacagctgtttgtgtgtgcaaaCTGTGAGCTGATTGTGAGGCTGAGTGAGTTTTTCACATCGCCCCCTGCTGGTGTGGGGGAACAGCTTCCTCCAGAGCTGAACTCAGAGTGGAAGGAGTTCTTTTTGGAGGGAATTCACAACCTTCTACTCCCACTGCTTATTAAAATCCCCAGTGAGTTAACTTAACTAGAACCTTCATGTTTAGTTTGTggtttcatgatttaaaaaaaaatgatatctacactactgtttaaaagtttggggtcagtaagttgtttcatgtttttgaaagaagtcttaaaatgtaatttatcaatgtgatagtaaagctgaatttcacatttttgacatgatccttcagaaatcattctaatatgctgattggatgcttaacaaacatttctgcttatcaatgttaaaaacagtcgtgctgcttaatatttttgtgtaaaccctgacaaaaaaaaaaaagtcttaacaaCCCTTACCTTTTTAACAGTATTGTATATGTACATGTTTCAGAACAtgctatctaaaaaaaaaattgtatcatttaTAGTTTTGATATTTAATGGAAACATGATGTCTGGTGGTTAACACACTACTGAAATGTCAAACTTTTGTCTCAGCGGACTTTACAGAGCCAGATGATCCTTTGTTCCCCCTGGCGGTGTTGAGGGCAGTGGGGGAGGCTCTTATCTACATCCCCGTGGAGCTGCTCACACAGAATAAACTCCCTCCTCGGTTTGTAGCTGACCAGAGGAGCAGTCTGTCGGAGCCTCTACAGACCCTGCTGAATACCCTCTCACCCCTGCTGCTCTTCAAAGCCCGGCCGTTACAGCTTGCGGTCTACCACATCCTACACAAGTATAAACTCTGTTACCTTCTTTACCTCCTACTTCACTCTGACTCCACACAATAGGCATTTAAATTTGTCATATCATGGAAAACTTACTTTTTATTAAGGAatagttacccaaaaatgaaaattattatttttttttaaatgaatttttagcattacatcacttgctccccaatggatcctctgcagtgaatgggtgccgtcaaaatg carries:
- the ltn1 gene encoding E3 ubiquitin-protein ligase listerin, with amino-acid sequence MGGKNKQRTKGNVRPSSSGRAADLLARESGVVPGFVGFGVSTSSDPGYVPAVQGAEEIDNQVDADFRMVLRKLSKRDAVTKLKAVQEFGTMCQERQPDVVKGVLPYWPRIYCRISMDHDRRVREATQQAFEQLVLKVKRNLAPYLKSIMGHWLISQCDTYSPAASAASAAFQAAFPLNKQPEAISFCKDEILNVLQDNLLKETADTLSDPQSVPEEEREAKFIRLLTSSLLALKRLLSILPEQDRELLKERLTQLITQGKFWKYSKHKTPQIRGAFFELIATMCAHTPQLIQAEAARACSAVLLSIDDTDPVVLPPLWEAVLHILSCVDNCWTHVSARKGVMPKLWVLLKEGGRGLATSLHPNLLPFISKLPAEVTQPNLEFSRTFLTSVIQGLLSDRAKSSPSESAAIIFATMECLRFIVLQNIGEEQEQRNIQNMLISEQLLPLIDRALGNPSLQTGPLFPQVSDILLSWEKRAVGKEAPTFQRLLSDFWEGLGRLCTTYVDCEEAERTALEGIASLLQIMHNPNSASKLTKKKKTVKICFTDREERGQGEEPPRETPVVEEHHCPLRNGHLLDLVCQLAELNMVYVCDCESERHLRFLSQLLRAFPSPQVFQVLLRPEEMKPEMGPELGPLAENAAVHFLLQRVTVWLKQDDRKDTDFLVDMVFSSLQCCSSSDDKTLILNHISRDLNWSVILQLIEKACADPVRLEVFIGWLRGPVLGERLVGLAGELCVMGLRGSPSSSSHHAHGWPLISLALSQQHNNEPLIGKAYVEQIIDKLHTTLSEAKGMSDAGNMEPLVTFISDVAATFFSSVKGCLLLASAEELLMTVFQLCAQDQTITHLSDALLLNLQHAYTAGIQSLITNLGAGVTKGTLLHNIALWVKSQLLTTHLTVKSLQLLVQAVESLAQTIASAQKTSCLLSQFIFCLNPTEEEWSRIRQALLPQWVRHPLLCGRLRVSGEYPCMDAWKFRATNRLPAHLCVSALLGRIIFTAASPDDQQVEADFEIPDLKHIVSEIFYGLQWCEEMELSPLMVSEYHKLLQSWSLEQRIHNSSLIRTSLLDTLFTRSQEEGSLWSLALAKYMQNSKIEPSHIKALYGNVESFFPLSEHSVSTVQVLCPFLASEERESLIALCVAELLNWQDREQDCIDGVWGCLAVLLCCLQADTAVEDEILLAVVATIAEWRNSREEWFLFNSDLGKVSAAWLLLAVEMMRFLCWMVDHSPTVLGNTHWDLLLCSMLAWLETARENSSMFWNPWVQLFVCANCELIVRLSEFFTSPPAGVGEQLPPELNSEWKEFFLEGIHNLLLPLLIKIPTDFTEPDDPLFPLAVLRAVGEALIYIPVELLTQNKLPPRFVADQRSSLSEPLQTLLNTLSPLLLFKARPLQLAVYHILHKVMPLLPESDSESASAKSDDEDGEEPCLSPPAALMSILSATEELLESILGGVQVGEFAVVQPLSMEHCCILGYLLAWKLLFTFFKASSSHLRAQYSLHLKKTRSLHKLLLHLFRLMPEIPSVPGQPAEPSSKEPKTFFTESLSLSPRKTEGLQFEVPHLACSVYYGALKDLPAMVRLWWNSQEKRVFSTVDKFTSKYVSGVLSAQEIASVQSSTQTFENMTVKARSATREVIATYSVDDIFIELVIQLPQNYPLGSILVESGRRVGVAVQQWRNWMLQLNTYLTHQNGSILEGLSLWKNNVDKRFEGVEDCMICFSVIHGSNYSLPKKACRTCKKKFHSACLYKWFTSSNKSTCPLCRETFF